The Eleutherodactylus coqui strain aEleCoq1 chromosome 10, aEleCoq1.hap1, whole genome shotgun sequence genome contains the following window.
GGAGACAAAGCTGGACTTCAGTGTGGTCCGGGTAAGTGGCGGGGGGCCAGTCATATCTAGAACGGGAGGGTAAAACGTGCTgaggactaagatattgatgacatatcctaatgagaggtcatcaatatctgatcagtggcaGTCCGCCCcccgggaccctcactgatcagctgtcaGAAGAGCATCTTCAGTGCAGATCAGGCACGGCGCCGTACATTTCATAGAAGCTGTGCCTGTtatagcagctcaatctcattcactggccatttgaatagagatgagcgagtataatcggtaaaggcaattgctcgagcaagcattgcctttatcaaatacctgcccgctcgagatgaaaggttcgggtgccggcgcgggggagctgtgagtagcggctgtcagcaggagggagcgggggggagagagggagagagagatctcccctccgttccgccccactctccctcgcagctccctgcccgccgccggcccccgaacctttcgtctcgagcgggcaggtactcgctaaaggcaattgcctttaccgagtatactcgctcatctttacattTGAATGATGACCATAATGGCATTGGCCAGAGAAGAGACTCTGGCGCTCACccaagtgctgcagcctcttcatacAGCTAATCAGAGGGGGTTCTGAGCGGTGGGCCTCCTCTAATCTGATATTGATCACCTGTCATATGGCAATCTTAAACTGAAGTCTGTTGGAGTAAAATGCGCCAAATTTCTTAAAAAGCCCATCTatctgttagaaaaaaaaaaaagatttacgcAATTTTTTTTAGCCTTCAACTAAACAGACAGCGGTTGGTCCCGCCCCTTCTGTTAAACGCACCCACTTTTCAAACATGACAAGAGGTTAAAATTTCacaaattttagtgcaaaaatgCGACAAAATTTGGATCTTTTATACACCAAAATGCTGACAAAAAGCCCTTGTTAAATGTTCCCCTTGTGTTTCAATTCCTCATCGTTTTCAAGATCTGTGCTTGCTGTCAGGGAATAGAAATATTCTTCTCTGTATCTagaattaaaggggctgtgccaagatagaaagttatcttctgtcctgtggatagggaataacagtctgattggtggggacccCCAGCCAACCTGAGAACGGAGGGAAGGTCCCCGCATGAATGGAGAGATGATCGCGCATGCGTGCTGCGACTGCATTCATTTCAGAGGGAGCGCCAAAGATTGCagagctcccattgaaataaatgttgTGGCAGCATGCATGCCGGACCGCTGCTGCATTTATGTGGGAAACCTTTGAGACCCTTGTTCTAAGGATTGATTGGGGTCCCAGCACTtgaacccccactaatcagaaagttatcctctCTCTTGATAATAGGGGTAGCTTTCTAATCAGGTACAACCCTTTTATCTCTTCCTGACCTAGTACATCTCACAGCTGGGGGCTTGTTACAGTGTATAAGTCTagatagacaatgctctgtgagctacacACATCAGCAACACAAGTCTCTCTTCTGAGCTACAATGTAtgtatgttacaatgtatcagtctggggtcTAGAAGATTGGCTGGGGATTGAATgaatgtaacaaaccctcagcaactATATATTAGGTCAGATGGACATTGGTTGCCCCCTACAGGAGGCTCTTGTTTATCAGGATCCAACCACTGGCATCTGCATCGGGCAGTTGGCACCAAATTCATTGTTGTTGTAGTAAATTCTACGCGTTTTCTTTTATTTCTTAAATTGACAAATGTGACGTCATTATTTATGGACTGTTTATTTATATTTAAGCTTCGAGTTGAGGCATTGAGTAAATACTTCACTACACatcacactccagagctgcacttttGCAATTCCGCATGCTTCATAGCTGAAATTTTCACAGCATTTCCTGCTTTTCCAAAGTCAAGACAGAACCTGGTCTGGTGATTCTCAATCTGGGAAGTGGCTCCATCAgctgcagaatagtgaatgcagctctggagtataatgcaagatgtaactcgggattggtacaggataagtaatgcatgtacacagtgactccaccagcagaatagtgagtgcagctctggagtataatacaagatgtaactcaggatcagtacaggataagtaatgtatgtacacagtgactccaccagcagaatattgagtgcagctctggagtataatgcaagatgtaactcgggattggtacaggataagtaatgtatgtatacagtgactccaccggcagaatagtgagtgcagctctggagtatactgcaggatgtaactcaggagcagtacaggataagtaatgtatgtacacagtgactccaccagcagaatagtgagtgcagctctggagtatactgcaggatgtaactcaggatcagtacaggataagtaatgtatgtacacagtgactccaccagcagaatagtgagtgcagctctgcagtatggccgcctgcagacgagtgggtcggatccggcagcgagaattctcgccgcgcgatccgacccgagcgcctgcagggacgagcgcgtactcacccgcgcctgcggccccggctctttcatgtgccggctgccgcgcagctggcgcatgcgcagaccggagccggcggccgggtgagtgcgtgccccgcagaaaattaggacatgccgcggtttgtttgccgcgcgagatttcgcgcggccaaaccgcggccatctgcataggagtgcgtattttaatgcactcccaTGCAAACTTTcaggggcggaaatcccgcggcgggatttccgcttgtgtgcaggcggcctataatacaggatgtaactcaggatcggtacaggataagtaatgtatgtacacagtgcctccaccagcagtatagtgagtgcagctctggggtataatacaggatgtaactcacgatcagtacaggataagtaatgtatgctcacagtgactccaccagcagtatagtgagtgcagctctggggtataatacaggatgtaacacaggatcagtacaggataagtaatgtatgtgcatagtgactccaccggcagaatagtgagtgcagctctggagtataatacaggatgtaactcaggagcagtacaggataagtaatgtatgcgcacagtgactccaccagcagaatagtgagtgcagctctggagtatataataggatgtaactcaggagcagtacaggataagtaatggatgtacacagtgactccaccagcagtatagtgagtgcagctctggagtataatacaggatgtaactcaggagcagtacaggataagtaatgtatgcgcacagtgactccaccagcagaatagtgagtgcagctctggagtatataataggatgtaactcaggagcagtacaggataggtaatgtatgcacacagtgactccaccagcagaatagtgagtgcagctctggagtaaaatacaggatgtaattcaggagcagtacaggataagtaatgtatgtacacagtgacttcaccagcagaatagtgagtgcagctgtggagtataataccggatgtaactgaggagcagtacaggataagtaatgtatgtacacagtgactccaccagcagaatagtgagtgcagctctgcagtgtaatacaggatgtaactcagaatcagtaatgtaatgtatgtacacagtgactccaatgTGTAGTAGTTGAATGTAGATAGCACCACATTTCCCACAATGCACTACCCGAACATCTTCATCGCTATTGTTTCCCTCTTGATGTAGTATACCCTGCTGTATATCCTCATGTAACTGTCCTCTTTCATTATTTCCACAGACCTGGGTCGGTAacaagaggaggaagatgagCAGTAAGAATTATGTTGAGTCTGGAGGCCAGTCACAGGGCTCGGTGTCTAATTCTCCATCACGTCCCCAAGAGGCGACTGTGAGAAACGTGCCAAATATCTCCCGCAGCCAGCAGCCCCTGTGGACGTCCTCTGGAGGGGATCTTATCATGACTTGTGTGTACAGTCCAAATAACTCCTCCACTAGACCGACGACCCCTGCTCAGAGCACCACTCCTAAGGGCGACCTAGTGAAGCCCATCCTGCAGAGGGCGCCAATGAAGACTGAGGCTGAGTACCACAAGCTGCAGGCTCCCGTGCAGCGACAGCAGGCTCCTGTGGTCAAAGCTTCCATGCAGCCGATTGATGAAAAGACTGTCGTGTTGTCTCGTCAGCAAAATCTGGCCAACACAACCTACTCCATGTACGCTGCCAAAAAAAACTTTGTGGGGTCTGGCCAGATGATGGAGAGGATCGCTCCTCAGAAGACAATGACTTGGCCTGTGAAAAGTGTTGCAGAGGCTCCCGCAGGGCAACGCTTGCACAAATCCGAGCAGCCAAATGTAAGCCCCATCCCCCACGTGTCTACGGCACAGCGGCCACGGGACTCGACTTGTGGTCTGAAAAACCTGGAGATCCGGGAAGTGTTTTCATTGGCTCCCGGGGAGCACTCCTCCAGGACTCTTGCGGCAGGACTAGAGGAGAGGCCTCGACCGGCAGAGAGCAGCTGCTTCTCCATTGCGATGGAGACGGGAGATGTGAATGATGAGTATGCCCGAGAGGAAGAGCTAGCGTCTATGGGGGCTCAGAACCAGCTTTGTGCAAGGTTTAAAGAAAGTAACAGTTCACCCCGAGAAAACCGGTCAGCGCTGTCGCCAGTCCCTGTCCGGACAGGAAGTGCCAAAATCCTACAGCCCAACACAAGAGAAACAGCGGAGAATACAATGTACCATAACAGTGACTACTATGTGTCCCTCAATACCTCAGTGCACAACACGTGCAGCACAGCGTACCCCGGTCACAACGCCGCGCGCAACAGCCTGCATCGACATTACAACGTAACCGCTCAGCCCGGAGGAATGTTACCGAACCCAAACAACTACCAGGTAAACCGGAATCCTGAGGGACCGGAGCCAAAAACTGAGATCTAGCAGCCGGTCTCACTTGGCTGACCCTTCGTGTTTACCCCCCTTACATCCCCTTTTAGGGCTCAGATTTTATTATGGTATTCAGATCCTGACTATTTCTAGAGCACTATCCGCAGCACAGAGAATTTcaggaaaggagtttgctgtttTGTGGGAGATCAGAGCGCTGCTTTCACTTTGTCTCTTTCAGACTGTCCCCAAGATCAGCCctctgtacagaggagcagtcgggtagtgtagtcagggaagccagaggttggcacaagggtaggtatcagtttgcattacagaggagcaggcgggtagcgtagtcagggaagccagaggccGATGCACAGGTAGGTATCAGTTTGCGATGcagaggagcagacaggtagTGTAATCAGGGAAGCTAGAGGCCAGTACATGGGTAGATATGTCAGGTAGCAGTATAGAGGAGCAGCAGGTGAGAgagagcttgactactggctgggagcacaataatcatgcactgagtgTGAGACAGGTTTATATAGAGTGTCTAATCAGTGGGGGTGGAGCAAATCAAAAGCTAGATATCAGGAGCAAGAAATTGCGTAAGGTTAGGCAGGGGAGGTGTTCAGCAGGCTGAATAGCTCACTTGGGAAAGATGTTGCCTGGATCACAGGAGTTCCCAGGTTTGAACTCCGCAAACTGATAAACTCTGTGCAGGATTCTTCTTCTATGTAGCCTTCAGCCTGTGACCTCCCACAGGAACAAGATACTActttcctgaaatactctgtacaGCTGGGAGGACTCCATTATGTATCTCTCAGtctgttatccccccccccccccccccccacacacacacacacacacacgcacacacactatCAGCACTTTCCTCTTCTGAAACACTCTGTGCATGTAAGGTCTGCTACTCAAGTCGACCGCCCTCTTGCGTTTCGGGCAGACACAAGCATCATTCTGCTATTTCTATGCATATGGACCCTATTGGTCtgttttcatccagcactgagagggttagcCAGTCCTCTGGCTCTCAGCTGAGCTGTGGGATTAATGGGCAATCACTTTCCTATTTAAGCTGAACTGATGCACTTCCTGGTTGCCACAGTAGTGGTGTGGTTTCCTCTGGTCACTCCACTGCTAGGTCTCCTGTCTCTGGACTCTTCAAATCTATTGTGACCTTTATATGCTTATCCCGTTTGTTCCTTTGCCTTGTGCTTTGTATGCGTGTCCATTTCCTTTCTGTCTTTGCTTCATTCTCATCTCTGTAGTAGGTTAGTTCTGTGCAGTGTCTTCATTTCTGTGTTTCAGTACTTCATCCTTGTTTTCTGTCAGGGCTAGTCAGTCACAAGGCTCCAGCGCTGGGCCACCCTTTATGGGGCgattaccctgcttgtaggcagggccccctttCATTTCCTGCTTACCTTAGGGCCAGTTACCCATCTGTAGGTAATCCTTCTATTGGTGTCAGCTACCAGTCACCCGGTCCGGTCCAAAAGCCTGGCTGGTTGGTTAGCCAAGTGGGTCCACATCCAAAATCCGTAACCATATTCTGAAGCCATGGATCCCGCTGACTCCTCCAGGGAGAGGTAGCTTTTGATCTGCGTCAAGAATTGGTTCAACAGCGCGATCACCAAGAACAGATCCTGTCTTATCTGTACAACCTCAGCGCTCGCCTGAATTCCATATCTACTGACGCAGCAGTACCACAGTTCCCCACAACAGACACAACTTCGTCTCCGTTTTTACAGTCAGGTTTTTTGACTGGATCCGGGCTTCGTTTGGCTGCGCCCCCACGCTACGACGGTGACCCCAAACAATGTTGCAGTTTCATCAACCAATGTTCGCTCCACTTTGAACTGCTCTCTCATCTATTTCCCATTTAACACGCCAAAGTGGCGTTCGTGATTTCTCACTTGTCCGGTCAGGCTCGGGCCTGGATTAACCCCCTCTGGGAGAGAGACGATCTGGGGGTTAATGATCTCACCCTGTTTGTAGAGACATTTCGGAGGGTCTTTGATGAACCAGGTCGCATTACTTTAGCCACTTCCTCCCTGTTGTGTCTACGGCAGGGTAGTCTCACTGTGGGGCAATATGCCATTACGTTTAGAACCCTGGCCTTGGGATTGGGTTGGAACAATGAGGCCTTGATAGCGACATTCTGGGAGGGCTTGTCGGGTCGTATCAAAGATAAGTTGGCTATGAGAAATGATCTCTGTTTTCAGGAGAAAACCAAAGAGGCTACCCGGGAGAGGAGGTCGACTTGCCTGGCACCCGAGTACCAGGGACTACTTTTGATTCCACCCATTACCTTTTTGGCTGATGATTCTGAGCCCATGCAGGTTCATCGGGTCAAACTATCTGAGGAGGAGCATGTTCGCAGACACTCTTAAAgactgtgcatgtactgtggagcTCTGGGTCACCAGGTCAGTTCCTGCCTTCGTAAATCAGGAGAACTCTCAAGCCCAGGGTCTTCAGGAATAGCTAACATGGGTATTAACTAGTCCTTCCTGGTTTGCATTTACTTGTGACACTGTTTCCGGTACGCCGTTCCCCGTGTCAGCTGCTCTGGATTCTGGTTTGGCAGGGAATTCCGTGCATCAGGCCTTGGTGGCGGTATCCTTTCCAAGACCCTCCAGTTTGCCACAGAGCTGCTCGTTCTGAAAGTAGATTCTCACCATTCAGAGAAAATTTCTTTGCTGGTTCTTTCAAGTGCCTTGTTGCTAGATCTGCCATAACTCCGTCTTCATAATCCCACTTTGGATTGGAGCTCTGGAAGGGTGTTACATTGGGGATTATCCTGCCGTTCTAAGTGCTTGCTCCCACTACCACCTGTTCGTCCCTCTCCAGTGCCTCATAACCTCCAGGGTCGTCCAGAGAGGTCTTCGTCACTACCGCATCCTGCAGAGGTGACGTGGAGACCCTCGGTCAGTCATGACAATGtttttcctcctcgctctccttaTAGGAGGCAACAATCTAAGCAAACCCAATAGCTCATCCAGTTTCCCTGTCCACAGTTGGCCTCAGAAGCGACAGGCCGTGGTCTCCCTCCAGAATGGCCCTACTGTAGAAAATTGTTGTATTAGCGAATCCATAGCCCAtagacccaggaggaggaggggtgtaAAGGAGGGGTGGGGGTGTAGGGGGGTGGGAGTACTGCAAGTTCTGCCACTCAAGCATCATTctgctatttttgtgcatatgcAACCTATCGGTCtgttttcatccagcactgagagggttaaccagtccTATGGCTCTCAGCTCAGCCGTGGGATTAATGAGCAATCCCTTTCCTACTTAAGttgagctgatgcacttcctcCTTGCCTCAGTATTGATGTTTCCTCTGGTCACTCCACTGCTAGGTCTTCTGTCTTGACTGTTCAAGTCTGTTTTGACCTTTTGTCTGTCTATCCCGTTTGTCCCTTTGCGTTGTGCTTTTTATCCGTATGTGTGTCCAATATCTTTCTGTCTGCGTTTTATTCTCGTCTATGTAGTAGGTTAGTTCTGTGCAGTGTCTTTGTTTCTGTGTTTCAGTATTTCATCCCTGTTTTCTGTCAAGGCTAGTCAGTCCCAAGGTTTCAGCGTGGGGCCGCCCTTTTCAGGGTGATTACCCTGCTTTCTGGCAGGGCTCATCCCATCTCCCTGCTTACCTTTGGGACAGTTACCTATCTGTAGGTACTCCTTCTACTGGGATACGCTTCCAGTTCTCTGGTCCGATCCAAAAGCTTGGTTTGTTggtccagtgggtccacacccaaAATCCGTAACAGTGCAACTTAGACACTTCTCTTACCCCAATGTAACATTCAGTCTGTGATCTCCCACACGATCAGGATACtactctcctgaaatactctgtgctgctgggagacTCTTCTCCTTCCTCTATGTAGTCATCAGCTTGTCACCTCCCAAAGTATCTTGATGTTCCTTTCCTGAAATTCTCTGCACAGCTGGGAGGTTTCTTCTCTTTCCAGTATGCAGCTGTCACTTTGTGATCAATAGACTTCTCTCCTGAAATCCTCTGTACTGCTGGAGACTCTGCTGCTTGTACTATGTA
Protein-coding sequences here:
- the HDX gene encoding highly divergent homeobox isoform X1 — its product is MEGTVAPNVGEVTSTGSQGYQPETTLLLDFVLGFWMEAICRCGSVVPLALCILPLQMNLRSVFSAEQQRILQRYYDNGMTNQSKGCFQLILQCAQETKLDFSVVRTWVGNKRRKMSSKNYVESGGQSQGSVSNSPSRPQEATVRNVPNISRSQQPLWTSSGGDLIMTCVYSPNNSSTRPTTPAQSTTPKGDLVKPILQRAPMKTEAEYHKLQAPVQRQQAPVVKASMQPIDEKTVVLSRQQNLANTTYSMYAAKKNFVGSGQMMERIAPQKTMTWPVKSVAEAPAGQRLHKSEQPNVSPIPHVSTAQRPRDSTCGLKNLEIREVFSLAPGEHSSRTLAAGLEERPRPAESSCFSIAMETGDVNDEYAREEELASMGAQNQLCARFKESNSSPRENRSALSPVPVRTGSAKILQPNTRETAENTMYHNSDYYVSLNTSVHNTCSTAYPGHNAARNSLHRHYNVTAQPGGMLPNPNNYQISGNLSVPWITECSRKRTLQDRTQFSDHDLAMLKKYWDNGMTSLGSVCREKIEAVASELNVDCEIVRTWIGNRRRKYRLMGIEVPPPRGGPATFSEQLESASCLTPTEDPVSEVVLENDRHDEVSICLSEESSQADDVHEVGRHEDLSIKEDSPEMAPPHTVKMEAPEEEMAEKMGKFDVEQMRSLLDYKNEEVRYMESELERYKQKYAELQAFTRSLIQSIRLNDREQQQILVSEPPLELEEMDYSHASPDHDDTSYSISSMPEKNISDGM
- the HDX gene encoding highly divergent homeobox isoform X2, which encodes MEGTVAPNVGEVTSTGSQGYQPEMNLRSVFSAEQQRILQRYYDNGMTNQSKGCFQLILQCAQETKLDFSVVRTWVGNKRRKMSSKNYVESGGQSQGSVSNSPSRPQEATVRNVPNISRSQQPLWTSSGGDLIMTCVYSPNNSSTRPTTPAQSTTPKGDLVKPILQRAPMKTEAEYHKLQAPVQRQQAPVVKASMQPIDEKTVVLSRQQNLANTTYSMYAAKKNFVGSGQMMERIAPQKTMTWPVKSVAEAPAGQRLHKSEQPNVSPIPHVSTAQRPRDSTCGLKNLEIREVFSLAPGEHSSRTLAAGLEERPRPAESSCFSIAMETGDVNDEYAREEELASMGAQNQLCARFKESNSSPRENRSALSPVPVRTGSAKILQPNTRETAENTMYHNSDYYVSLNTSVHNTCSTAYPGHNAARNSLHRHYNVTAQPGGMLPNPNNYQISGNLSVPWITECSRKRTLQDRTQFSDHDLAMLKKYWDNGMTSLGSVCREKIEAVASELNVDCEIVRTWIGNRRRKYRLMGIEVPPPRGGPATFSEQLESASCLTPTEDPVSEVVLENDRHDEVSICLSEESSQADDVHEVGRHEDLSIKEDSPEMAPPHTVKMEAPEEEMAEKMGKFDVEQMRSLLDYKNEEVRYMESELERYKQKYAELQAFTRSLIQSIRLNDREQQQILVSEPPLELEEMDYSHASPDHDDTSYSISSMPEKNISDGM
- the HDX gene encoding highly divergent homeobox isoform X3; translation: MEGTVAPNVGEVTSTGSQGYQPETWVGNKRRKMSSKNYVESGGQSQGSVSNSPSRPQEATVRNVPNISRSQQPLWTSSGGDLIMTCVYSPNNSSTRPTTPAQSTTPKGDLVKPILQRAPMKTEAEYHKLQAPVQRQQAPVVKASMQPIDEKTVVLSRQQNLANTTYSMYAAKKNFVGSGQMMERIAPQKTMTWPVKSVAEAPAGQRLHKSEQPNVSPIPHVSTAQRPRDSTCGLKNLEIREVFSLAPGEHSSRTLAAGLEERPRPAESSCFSIAMETGDVNDEYAREEELASMGAQNQLCARFKESNSSPRENRSALSPVPVRTGSAKILQPNTRETAENTMYHNSDYYVSLNTSVHNTCSTAYPGHNAARNSLHRHYNVTAQPGGMLPNPNNYQISGNLSVPWITECSRKRTLQDRTQFSDHDLAMLKKYWDNGMTSLGSVCREKIEAVASELNVDCEIVRTWIGNRRRKYRLMGIEVPPPRGGPATFSEQLESASCLTPTEDPVSEVVLENDRHDEVSICLSEESSQADDVHEVGRHEDLSIKEDSPEMAPPHTVKMEAPEEEMAEKMGKFDVEQMRSLLDYKNEEVRYMESELERYKQKYAELQAFTRSLIQSIRLNDREQQQILVSEPPLELEEMDYSHASPDHDDTSYSISSMPEKNISDGM